Within the Populus trichocarpa isolate Nisqually-1 chromosome 14, P.trichocarpa_v4.1, whole genome shotgun sequence genome, the region ATTGCATTGACACGTGGGTCAATTCTAATCAATCATGTCCTCTCTGCCGGTCTCCTATTCTTATATCGGAGTCCGACCTCGCCAAAGCTATCTCCGATGTCGAAGCTCGCGGTGGTGATAGTTTCCGCCTTGAGATTGGTTCTATTAGCCGCCGAGAACATCCTGCTCCTAACTCGGCCTCCTCTCTCTCCACATCCGCCGCCTCCTTTGCTGCAGGCGAGCATCGGAGCTCGTACTCTGTTGGTTCGTTTGATTACGTCGTGGAGGAGGAATCGGAGGTTACTATCAATCAATCACACAGGAGGAGCATGTCGAAGGAGAGTGGTGGCGGTGGCGGTCCGACATTGTCCGAGCAGCAGATTTTGGCAGCGGAAGTGGCTGCGGCGAGAGGAAGTTGGTTAAGAGAATACGTTGACCGTCTATCGGCTTCTCTCTCTTCACGCACGGCATCGTTTAGAGGTTCTGGAAGGTTCTTTACGGGAAGCAGTCGCCGGAGCGAGATCGCCGGTGTTGGGGATTATGATTTGGAGGCGAACCGTGTAGGAGAAGAAATTAGCGAACTGTTTCGTTGGTTTTCAGGGGTATAATTCATAAATAGATGAAACGGTTAGGGTCAATTACGGGATTTAAATCTTACCGCATTTTCCTGGTCCAGTCCATTTCTTGCTATGTCCACTCTATAAGGTACAAAATGACAAGACATGCTGGTAAGTGGATAAAGCAAAAGAGAGAGTGGAAACTCCTGAATCTATGGTTCCTTCCTTGGCTTGTCATCAATCTTTTTCGTAGATAAAGCACCAAGAGAATGACATTTTTGGAAGCATATTGGTCTATGATGCCGAGAGAGATAGATGATGCATGGATGGATGATCCATCCAAGAGGTACATACATAGATGTTGATTTCCTACCTTTCTATAAAGGAtggtttgtg harbors:
- the LOC18105116 gene encoding E3 ubiquitin-protein ligase ATL4, translating into MSAPPDLFTTTPTDTASGGTKTSPFQNLNSSILIIILILSITLLVSVSLCFLLRVLNRRCLSHLSPSRTTATTTTITALSSSNRHSGNNNHRVSPETLEPSIADSLPLFSFSSIKRRSSSSPAISGGDCAVCLSKFEPDDLLRLLPLCCHAFHAHCIDTWVNSNQSCPLCRSPILISESDLAKAISDVEARGGDSFRLEIGSISRREHPAPNSASSLSTSAASFAAGEHRSSYSVGSFDYVVEEESEVTINQSHRRSMSKESGGGGGPTLSEQQILAAEVAAARGSWLREYVDRLSASLSSRTASFRGSGRFFTGSSRRSEIAGVGDYDLEANRVGEEISELFRWFSGV